A window of the Thalassospira indica genome harbors these coding sequences:
- a CDS encoding stimulus-sensing domain-containing protein — protein sequence MSDLGTGDHDQHTGPSEPRTTRIEERHGLFSPLTWRILAVNALALFVLVAGILYLGRYKQELIHSELEAMAVQAEMYAAALSTSAVSSSDDATNRVKIEVAREMVRRLVGITGARTRLFATNGSLLADSRSIQSLGAGTIQAEQLPPPGEEDAFADIMRKLTDGILTLFEGEQPLPLYVDPPVASAADYPEVRAALAGYSRGVVRVDSEGRRVLSVSVPVARFKQVLASVMMTKSGESIENALHAVRLDILKIFVFAFGITVLLSIYLAGVITRPLNRLARAAERVRRSKNRQFAIPDLSDRRDEIGDLSTTLRDMTETLWDRMDAIERFAADVAHEIKNPLTSLRSAVETATRLKDPERQRRLMEIIAEDVQRLDRLISDISDYSRMDAELSRAESEEVDLGVLLYTLGELYNADAEGPRIRVSVPENLNVPALESRLTQVFRNLISNAITFTPEGGEVRVRAWRDKNWAVITVEDDGPGIPPGKEEAIFNRFYTERPATEKFGQHSGLGLSISKRIIAAHNGELSAQNRVVRDEVKGAVFTIRLPLD from the coding sequence ATGAGCGATCTTGGGACTGGTGATCACGACCAGCACACAGGTCCGTCCGAACCCCGGACGACACGGATAGAGGAACGCCACGGGCTGTTTTCGCCTTTGACCTGGCGGATTCTGGCCGTGAACGCGCTGGCACTTTTTGTGCTGGTGGCGGGTATTTTGTATCTGGGCCGCTACAAGCAGGAACTTATTCATTCCGAACTGGAAGCCATGGCGGTGCAGGCGGAAATGTATGCCGCTGCCCTGTCGACGTCGGCGGTGAGTTCCAGTGATGATGCAACCAACCGGGTGAAAATCGAAGTGGCGCGCGAAATGGTGCGCCGTCTTGTCGGGATTACCGGCGCACGTACCCGGCTTTTTGCCACCAATGGCAGCCTTTTGGCTGATAGTCGCAGCATCCAGTCACTTGGTGCGGGCACCATTCAGGCCGAACAACTTCCACCCCCCGGCGAAGAAGATGCCTTTGCCGATATCATGCGCAAACTGACCGATGGCATCCTGACATTATTTGAGGGCGAACAACCCTTGCCACTTTATGTCGATCCGCCGGTTGCCAGTGCGGCCGATTACCCGGAAGTGCGCGCAGCCCTTGCGGGCTATTCGCGCGGGGTTGTCCGCGTTGATAGCGAAGGACGCCGGGTCTTGTCGGTATCGGTGCCGGTTGCCCGGTTCAAGCAGGTTCTGGCATCGGTGATGATGACCAAAAGCGGCGAATCGATTGAAAACGCGCTGCATGCGGTGCGGCTTGATATCCTGAAGATCTTTGTCTTTGCCTTTGGCATTACGGTGTTGTTGTCGATCTATCTTGCCGGCGTGATCACACGTCCGCTGAACCGGTTGGCGCGTGCGGCCGAACGGGTCCGGCGCAGCAAAAACCGCCAGTTTGCCATTCCCGATCTGTCGGATCGCCGTGATGAAATCGGCGATCTGTCGACCACGCTTCGCGATATGACCGAAACGCTGTGGGACCGTATGGACGCGATTGAACGGTTTGCCGCCGATGTCGCGCATGAGATCAAAAACCCGCTGACATCATTGCGGTCGGCGGTGGAAACCGCGACCCGCCTTAAGGACCCGGAACGACAGCGCCGCCTGATGGAAATCATCGCCGAGGATGTGCAGCGTCTTGATCGCCTGATCAGTGATATTTCCGATTATTCGCGGATGGATGCCGAATTGTCGCGCGCCGAAAGCGAGGAAGTCGATCTTGGTGTGCTGCTTTATACGCTGGGCGAACTTTATAACGCCGATGCCGAGGGCCCGCGGATCAGGGTGTCCGTGCCTGAAAACCTCAATGTCCCGGCGCTTGAAAGTCGTCTGACACAGGTCTTCAGGAACCTGATTTCGAACGCGATTACCTTTACCCCGGAAGGTGGTGAAGTGCGCGTGCGGGCATGGCGCGATAAAAACTGGGCCGTGATTACGGTCGAGGATGACGGCCCGGGCATCCCGCCTGGCAAGGAAGAGGCGATCTTCAACCGGTTCTATACCGAACGCCCTGCGACCGAGAAATTCGGGCAGCATTCGGGCTTGGGGCTTTCAATTTCCAAGCGAATCATTGCCGCCCATAATGGCGAGCTTAGTGCACAGAATCGCGTGGTCCGTGACGAGGTCAAGGGCGCTGTCTTTACCATTCGCCTGCCGCTCGACTAA
- a CDS encoding response regulator transcription factor — MSKIALVDDDRNILTSVSMALEEEGYEVLTYSDGSEALHAITKEEPDLAVLDIKMPRMDGLELLTHLRKKTEMPVIFLTSKDDEVDELTGLRMGADDYIKKPFSQRLLIERIRTLLRRAEIMRAGGVRPNGSDDVLQRGDLVLDPSRHMCSWKGQHVNLTVTEFLLIQALAKHPGHVKNRDQLIDAAYGEHIYVDDRTIDSHIKRLRKKFRETDKEFKEIETLYGVGYRYRDTATVAG, encoded by the coding sequence GTGAGTAAGATCGCACTTGTTGATGACGACCGTAATATCCTGACGTCGGTTTCGATGGCGTTGGAAGAAGAAGGATATGAGGTCCTGACATATTCTGATGGCTCGGAGGCACTTCATGCCATCACGAAGGAAGAGCCTGATCTTGCGGTGCTTGATATCAAGATGCCCCGTATGGACGGACTGGAACTTCTGACCCATTTGCGCAAGAAAACCGAAATGCCGGTGATCTTCCTGACGTCCAAGGATGACGAGGTTGATGAACTGACCGGCCTGCGCATGGGTGCCGATGATTACATCAAGAAACCGTTTTCCCAGCGTTTGCTGATTGAACGTATTCGCACCCTTTTGCGTCGCGCGGAAATCATGCGTGCGGGGGGGGTGCGCCCGAACGGGTCGGATGATGTTCTGCAACGCGGTGATCTGGTGCTTGATCCGTCGCGCCACATGTGCAGCTGGAAAGGTCAGCATGTTAATCTGACCGTGACCGAGTTCCTGTTGATCCAGGCACTGGCCAAACATCCGGGGCATGTGAAAAACCGTGACCAGCTGATTGATGCGGCGTACGGCGAACATATCTATGTCGATGACCGCACGATCGACAGCCACATCAAACGCCTGCGCAAGAAATTCCGCGAGACCGACAAGGAATTCAAGGAAATCGAAACCCTGTATGGCGTCGGTTACCGGTACCGCGACACGGCCACTGTGGCAGGTTGA